A window of the Flavobacterium sangjuense genome harbors these coding sequences:
- the obgE gene encoding GTPase ObgE, with protein MTEGNFVDYVKIYVSSGKGGKGSSHLHREKFIEKGGPDGGDGGRGGHVILKGNKGLWTLFHLKFARHIKAGHGGDGGSSRSTGHDGEDITIEVPLGTVVRDKETDEILFEITENGEERILAKGGKGGLGNWNFRSSTNQTPRYAQPGMPPEELDVILELKVLADVGLVGFPNAGKSTLLSVLTSAKPKIADYPFTTLKPNLGIVAYREFKSFIMADIPGIIEGAAEGKGLGHYFLRHIERNSTLLFLVPADADDIKKEYEILLDELRRYNPEMLDKDKLLVVSKCDMLDEELKTELKAQLKKEIKGVPFMFISSVAQQGLTELKDKLWEMLNVDTEEPENSHGL; from the coding sequence ATGACAGAGGGAAATTTTGTAGACTACGTAAAAATATATGTTTCTTCCGGAAAAGGAGGAAAGGGTTCTTCGCATCTACACAGAGAAAAATTTATTGAAAAAGGTGGCCCAGATGGTGGTGATGGTGGTCGTGGTGGACACGTTATTTTAAAAGGAAACAAAGGTCTGTGGACATTGTTTCACCTCAAGTTTGCCCGTCATATTAAAGCAGGTCATGGTGGTGATGGCGGAAGTTCAAGAAGCACAGGTCACGATGGTGAAGATATTACGATTGAAGTTCCGTTGGGAACGGTTGTTCGCGATAAAGAAACCGACGAAATCTTATTTGAAATAACCGAAAATGGTGAAGAAAGAATTTTGGCCAAAGGCGGAAAAGGTGGATTAGGAAACTGGAATTTCAGAAGTTCAACCAACCAAACGCCGCGTTATGCACAACCCGGAATGCCACCTGAAGAATTGGATGTTATTTTAGAGTTGAAAGTTTTGGCAGATGTTGGTTTGGTAGGTTTTCCAAATGCAGGAAAATCAACTTTGCTTTCGGTGTTGACATCGGCTAAGCCAAAAATTGCTGATTATCCGTTTACGACTTTGAAACCTAATTTGGGAATTGTTGCTTATCGTGAATTCAAATCGTTCATAATGGCAGACATTCCCGGAATTATTGAAGGTGCGGCGGAAGGAAAAGGATTGGGACATTATTTCTTGCGACATATTGAAAGAAACTCAACTTTATTATTTTTGGTTCCGGCCGATGCTGATGATATCAAAAAAGAATATGAAATCCTGTTAGACGAATTACGTCGTTACAATCCTGAAATGTTGGATAAGGATAAATTGTTGGTTGTTTCCAAATGCGATATGCTTGATGAGGAATTAAAAACCGAACTAAAAGCACAACTTAAAAAGGAAATCAAAGGAGTTCCTTTTATGTTTATTTCTTCTGTAGCACAGCAAGGCTTAACGGAACTAAAAGACAAACTTTGGGAAATGCTCAACGTTGATACAGAAGAGCCAGAAAACAGTCATGGTTTATAA
- a CDS encoding adenylate kinase, with protein MINIVLFGKPGAGKGTQAEFLKEKYNLTHLSTGDIFRYNIKNDTELGQLAKTYMDKGDLVPDEVTIQMLQSEVDKNPNSDGFLFDGFPRTLAQAAALDAFLESKNQSITATVALEADDNILVARLLERGKTSGRPDDQDEEKIRNRYDEYNQKTAPLMDYYKAQGKFHSVDGIGTIAEVTERLTNVFDKF; from the coding sequence ATGATTAACATCGTTCTTTTCGGAAAACCAGGTGCAGGAAAAGGCACACAAGCTGAATTTTTAAAGGAAAAATACAATCTGACACATCTTTCAACAGGAGATATTTTCAGATACAATATAAAAAACGATACCGAATTGGGTCAGCTTGCTAAAACCTATATGGACAAAGGAGATTTGGTTCCGGATGAAGTTACCATCCAAATGTTGCAAAGCGAAGTAGATAAAAATCCGAATTCTGACGGGTTTTTATTTGATGGTTTTCCAAGAACATTAGCGCAGGCAGCAGCTTTAGATGCTTTTTTGGAATCCAAAAATCAAAGCATTACAGCAACTGTAGCGTTAGAAGCCGATGACAATATTTTAGTTGCCCGTTTGTTAGAAAGAGGAAAAACTTCGGGAAGACCAGACGATCAGGACGAAGAAAAAATCAGAAACCGTTACGACGAATACAACCAAAAGACAGCGCCATTGATGGATTATTACAAAGCACAAGGCAAATTTCATTCAGTGGATGGCATCGGAACAATTGCAGAAGTGACGGAACGATTGACTAACGTATTCGACAAATTTTAA
- a CDS encoding methyltransferase — translation MDNNTNQPTPQNIMQIGTAFWPSKVLLTAVKFELFTLLASQKSMTGAEIKKALSFQATDRHVYDFLDLLTGLGFLIRDGIWDTAKYSNSVDTDTFLDKNKPSYIGGILEMANDRLFRFWADLDEALLSGKPQNELKHSGKSMFEELYSDSARLKQFIHAMSGISVGNFMALANQFDFSPYKTLCDVGGAAGVLSIQVAKHNPHMSCTTLDLPAVETIAKETIAAQGMSDKVKTGSVDFFTDEFPKADVITMGMILHDWDLENKKMLIKKAYNALPEGGAFIAVEAIIDDERKKNVFGLSMSLNMLIEFGVAFDFTGADFESWVKEAGFKKVTIMPLAGPASAAIAIK, via the coding sequence ATGGACAACAACACCAACCAACCAACGCCCCAAAACATTATGCAAATCGGAACAGCTTTTTGGCCTTCCAAAGTATTGCTGACAGCAGTAAAATTTGAATTATTTACTTTGTTAGCCAGCCAAAAATCGATGACAGGTGCCGAAATAAAAAAAGCTTTATCCTTTCAAGCCACAGACAGGCATGTATATGATTTTCTTGACCTGTTAACTGGTTTAGGTTTTTTAATTCGTGACGGAATTTGGGACACGGCTAAGTATTCCAATTCGGTTGACACTGATACCTTTTTAGATAAAAATAAACCCTCCTACATAGGCGGAATCCTTGAGATGGCAAACGACCGGCTGTTCCGGTTTTGGGCAGATCTTGACGAAGCGCTTCTTAGTGGCAAACCTCAAAATGAATTGAAACATAGTGGTAAGTCAATGTTTGAAGAATTGTATTCTGATTCGGCACGCTTAAAACAATTTATCCATGCCATGTCAGGTATATCTGTTGGTAATTTTATGGCGCTTGCTAATCAATTTGATTTTTCACCTTATAAAACACTTTGTGATGTTGGAGGAGCTGCCGGCGTCTTATCGATTCAGGTAGCCAAACACAATCCACACATGAGTTGCACTACTTTAGACCTGCCAGCCGTAGAAACTATAGCCAAAGAAACTATAGCAGCACAAGGAATGAGTGATAAAGTAAAGACTGGTTCCGTCGACTTTTTTACTGATGAATTTCCAAAAGCAGATGTCATCACCATGGGTATGATTTTGCATGATTGGGATCTTGAGAATAAAAAAATGCTGATTAAAAAAGCCTATAATGCTTTACCCGAAGGCGGAGCTTTTATTGCCGTGGAAGCCATTATTGATGACGAGCGAAAAAAGAATGTTTTTGGGTTATCGATGTCGCTCAACATGTTGATTGAATTTGGTGTGGCTTTCGATTTTACCGGAGCTGATTTTGAATCCTGGGTTAAGGAAGCCGGATTTAAAAAGGTAACCATCATGCCACTTGCCGGTCCGGCTAGTGCGGCTATTGCGATTAAATAA
- a CDS encoding hemolysin family protein, with product MSEIALISARKNRLETAAKKGNTNAKVALDLANSPNKFLSTVQIGITLIGILTGIYSGDKITHDVQAFVAGFDALKPYSESIGVGIVVVVLTFFSLVLGELLPKRIGLNHPENIAKAVAVPMKIISQITAPFIWLLTISTDGLLKVLNIKPTADGKVTEEEIKAIIKEGTEGGEVQEIEQDIVERVFHIGDRKINSLMTHRQSIVYLSFDDTIEELKAKVLDELHSIYPVCKENMDDVEGVVLLKDLFASFEKGKFNLKSITKSPVYLIEHTSAYKALENFKKSKVHYAFVTDEYGVFQGIITLNDILEALVGDASDFDEDEYQLIAREDGTWLVDGLYSLHDFLTYFDMDELTNDYEVTTVSGLIMTEMGKIPTTGEKLIWNKLELEIIDMDGVKIDKVLVKTLRE from the coding sequence ATGTCGGAAATCGCGTTGATTTCTGCGCGTAAAAACCGTCTGGAAACTGCAGCAAAAAAAGGAAATACGAATGCCAAAGTTGCTCTAGATTTGGCTAATTCACCAAATAAATTTCTGTCCACAGTTCAAATCGGAATTACGTTAATCGGAATTTTGACCGGTATTTATTCCGGAGATAAGATTACACACGATGTGCAGGCTTTCGTCGCAGGGTTTGATGCTTTGAAACCGTATTCGGAAAGTATTGGCGTTGGAATTGTCGTGGTTGTTTTAACCTTCTTTTCTTTGGTTTTAGGCGAATTATTACCAAAAAGAATCGGACTAAATCATCCCGAAAATATTGCCAAAGCCGTTGCTGTTCCGATGAAAATCATTTCACAAATTACAGCACCGTTTATTTGGTTATTGACCATTTCGACAGATGGATTGCTAAAAGTGTTGAACATCAAACCAACAGCTGACGGAAAAGTAACCGAAGAAGAAATCAAAGCCATTATCAAAGAAGGAACCGAAGGCGGCGAAGTTCAGGAAATTGAGCAGGACATAGTGGAACGCGTTTTTCATATTGGCGACCGAAAAATCAATTCGTTAATGACGCACAGACAATCGATAGTTTATCTTTCGTTTGACGACACGATTGAAGAATTGAAAGCCAAGGTTTTGGATGAATTGCATTCCATTTATCCAGTTTGCAAAGAGAATATGGACGATGTTGAAGGTGTGGTTTTGCTGAAAGATTTGTTTGCAAGTTTTGAAAAAGGAAAATTCAATTTAAAATCAATTACCAAATCGCCGGTTTATCTGATTGAGCATACTTCGGCTTATAAAGCATTGGAGAATTTCAAAAAATCGAAAGTGCATTATGCTTTTGTTACCGATGAATACGGAGTGTTTCAGGGAATAATTACGCTGAATGATATCTTAGAAGCTTTGGTTGGTGATGCATCCGATTTTGATGAAGATGAATACCAATTGATAGCCCGTGAAGATGGAACCTGGTTGGTTGATGGCTTGTATTCGTTACACGACTTTCTGACTTATTTTGATATGGATGAGTTGACCAACGACTACGAAGTCACAACCGTAAGCGGATTGATCATGACCGAAATGGGTAAAATTCCAACTACCGGAGAAAAGTTAATTTGGAACAAATTAGAACTTGAAATCATCGATATGGATGGAGTGAAGATTGATAAAGTGCTGGTAAAAACGTTAAGAGAATAA
- the hpt gene encoding hypoxanthine phosphoribosyltransferase, with protein sequence MIHLHDKTFEPFISSDEIDFAIKNMAKQMDDDFFDEVPVFIGVLNGSFMVLSDLMKHYRGMCEVSFVKMASYEGTETTNEVKQLIGLNQDLEGRTVVVVEDIVDTGNTIEELKAIFKQNKVKHLKIATLFFKPEAYKKDIKIDYVGIRIPNKFIVGFGLDYDGLGRNLADVYQLAQ encoded by the coding sequence ATGATACACTTACACGATAAAACATTCGAGCCATTCATTTCATCTGATGAAATTGATTTTGCAATTAAAAATATGGCTAAGCAAATGGATGATGATTTTTTTGACGAAGTGCCTGTATTTATTGGTGTTTTGAACGGATCATTTATGGTTTTGTCTGATTTGATGAAACACTATCGAGGCATGTGTGAAGTGAGTTTTGTAAAAATGGCTTCGTATGAAGGAACTGAAACAACCAACGAAGTAAAACAACTGATTGGTCTAAATCAGGATTTGGAAGGAAGAACTGTTGTCGTTGTGGAAGATATTGTCGATACAGGAAATACAATTGAGGAGTTGAAAGCTATTTTCAAACAAAACAAAGTAAAGCATTTGAAAATCGCAACCTTGTTTTTCAAACCGGAAGCCTATAAAAAAGACATTAAGATTGATTACGTTGGAATCAGAATTCCGAATAAGTTCATTGTTGGTTTTGGTTTAGACTACGATGGATTAGGAAGAAATTTAGCCGACGTTTATCAATTAGCACAATAA